The nucleotide sequence GCTGCAAAATATAGCCGCTAAAAAAAATGAGCAGGACAGGCAGGATGACTTCCACAAATATCATAATTCTTCCCTCCTACCGTGCTGCTTCCATGAAGCTTTTGACCTCAGACAGCGTAGGCAAGGCGGGAATAGCACCTGATCTCGTTGTCGTGAGTGCACCTGCGGCATTAGCAAAGCGAACCATGTCCTCTAACGCGGCTTGTGGGATATCCAGCATACTTTTCCCCACCTCAAGAAGCTGATAGAGCAGCGCTCCCACAAACGCGTCTCCCGCTCCAGTCGTATCGATCGCGGTTACTGGAAAGCCACCGACTGTACCAAAACGATTTCGTGTGCGGTAAAAGCACCCCTTTTCCCCCAACGTAACAAAAACGGCTTGCAGATCATATTGCGCAAGCATCCACGCTGTCGCTTCCACGACATCCTCGCTCCCCATGAGAAATGCCAGCTCTTCCTCGGACAGCTTGACGATATCAGCCTGCGCCATTCCTTTGAGAGCCATCCCCTTCGCTTCCTCCAGATCCTCCCATAAGGACGCTCGAATATTCGGATCAAATGAAAGGAGCCGCTGATGCTTTTTCGCGTACTCGACGGCTTTCCAGGTTGCTGATCTGGCTGGCTCATGGGTCAAGGACAACGTACCGAAATGAAAAATCGCTGCCTGTGCAATCAGCGCCTCGTTCACGTCTTGCTCCCGCAGCATCATGTCTGCACCCGGATTGCGGTAAAAGTGAAAAGAACGATCGCCTGTCTCATCAAGAAGGACAAAAGCCAATGTCGTAGGCGCTTCCTCCGTGAGCACGAGCCCTTCTGTGCCAATATTCTGTCTGATCAAGGTCTGTTGCAAAAAACGTCCAAACACATCTTTTCCCACCGCACCGATAAAGGAAGTCCGTTTCCCAAAGCGCGACAGAGCGGCAAGTACATTGGCAGGCGCTCCTCCAGGGTTTTGTTCAAATGCAGCGCTGTCCGGCTTTTCCTTCTGCTGTAACGGTGTAAAATCAATCAATAACTCGCCACATGCAACCACATCTACCATGTTGATTTCCTCCGATGACCGTGATAGCTCCAGTATGTCACAGGTTCTTTTTTTTGCCAATGAAAGCCAGCAACTGTATGTTGCTGTTTCTATTTGGTAAAATCAAGAAGCGAGGTGATCCACCATGAAAAGTTTTGGGTTTACCATTTTTGAACCAGTTGGAATCAGAACTGATTATCCTTTGGTTGATTTGGAGAAAAAACAGGTGACAGCAAGAATCTTCTATAAAGATAAACTTCTGATGACAGTGCTCGTTGATTTACGATTAGATCAGATTCAAAAGGAAGGAAATCTATCAGAAGTTGCTCACCTCACTACTCCAGATGGAATGAAAGTGGTAGAGGAAGAGAGAGAAATTAGCATCATAAAGAGCCAGGCTGAATTTTTTATTGAAAACAGCATTTCGAATCCTGAAGAATACGAAGAGCAACTTATCAAAGATCAATTACACAAGTAAAAGAAATGGCTAAAGATCCAGACATGCTCTGTGATCTCTAGCCATTTCTTTTTAATAGATCGTCAAATCCCACGCACTTGCCATATGCTTGAGCAGTGCTACCCCTGCTACGCTGTTTCCATACGGGTCAATAGCAGGGCCATACACACCGATTCCGCAGCCGCCGGCAAAAGGCAGTTCCCCAGAACGCCCACGCGGAGGGACGGCAGCCATAATGCCTCCTGACACACCGCTTTTCGCTGGCACACCTACAAAAGCGGCAAAATTGCCAGAAGCGTTGTACATGCCGCATGTGACCATCAATGCTTTGGTCACGCGAGCCAGCTCTTTGCCGAAAAGCTGTTCCTTGCGTATCGGATCATAGCCATCTTGCGCCAGGATCAAGCCGATTTTCGCAATGTCCTCTGCTGTTACCTCCAGTGAGCATTGCCGGATGTACACGTCCAAAGCATCCTCTACCGGACAAGCCAAAAAACCAGTAGCTGCGAGATAGTAGGCGAGGGAACGATTGCGGTTGGCCGTTTGCCACTCGGAGCGATACACTTCCTCGTTGATCTGATGCTTGCGACCTGTCATGCGCTCGACCATGTCTTGAAAGGAGCGAAACTTTTCCTGGACTCCGTTCCCCTGCAACAAGGAAGAAACCGTAATCGCTCCTGCATTGATCATGGGATTAAAAGGCCTTCCCGGCTTGTGCATTTCCAGCCGCACCATGGAATCAAATGCGTCTCCCGTAGGCTCTACATCCACCTGCTCCAATACATTCGCAATCCCGTGGTGCGTACATGCTGCGAGAAAGCTGATGACTTTGGAAATGCTTTGCAGGGTAAAAGGAGCATCATAGTTGCCAGCCCTGCTGATTTGTCCATCTGGCCCCATCACACAAATCCCTAGCTGTGTTGGGTCAGCCTCTTTCAAAGCAGGGATATAAGCAGCGCATTTGCCTTTGCTGGACTCCCCGCGATATTGCTCGATCCATTGTTCCAAGCAGTCTGTTTCGATCGTTCTTGTTTGCTGCGCCACTTGACTAACCAACTTCCTTTTCACCATCGATTTACACTTTCTGAGGTGGTTGAACATCGTCAGGAATGAGCGAGAAATATTCTTCTCCTTCCAAACGTTCCTGCAATTCGGCTTTTGCCTGTTGGATCAACGCAGGGTTTTCCATCGCCTCGATCGCTGTAGCAGCCATGACTTTACCTGCTTGCAGCATCCCCTTGTGTGCGATAGGCATGGCCCCTTGCGAGACGACCTGCCACGTATGGAAAGGTGTACCCAGTGCCCAGCATGTCGTCATGCATTGCATCGTTGGAACTTGCCAGCTCACATCTCCCACATCCGTAGACCCAGCAAGCGTAAACTCGTGCGTTGAAAGTGGCCCGATCACATCCGCAATCGCTTTGTCCTTCAGTTGCTTCGCTGTTTCACGATCCAACCCGAACAACGAGGCTCTCATATCCTCTGCTGTTAACGTTGCCTGAATTTGTTTGGCATATTGCTGGTCTGCTTCATCGTACGTAGGCACGCCGACTTCAACCAGATTTTTGTGCATGAGCTTCGCTAATACCGTATTCGGCACCAGATCAGAAGCTGTCCCCTCAAACACCGCTTCCATGGTGGTTCCCGTCATCAAAGCGGCTCCCCGTGCGATGTCGTAGACTCTTTCATACAGTTCCTTCACTTGCTGCTTTTTCGGAGCGCGAATCAAGTACACGACCTCCGCAAACGGCTGGACGACGTTTGGCGAAATACCGCCTGTATTCGTAATCGCGTAGTGAACCCGTGCTTCCGGAATCATATGCTCTCTCATGTAGTTCACGCCTACGTTCATCAGTTCTACGGCATCCAGGGCACTGCGTCCCAAATGCGGAGCGGCGGCTGCATGCGCGCTTTTTCCGTGAAATTGAAAACGAACAGAGTAATTCGCGAGCGAGCTGATGTTCATGATGCTTGGCGCTGTCGCAGGGTGCCAGGAGAGTGCAAAATCTACGTCAGCAAATACGCCGGCTCTTGCCAAATACGCTTTTCCAGAGCCTGCTTCTTCTGCTGGGCACCCATAGTAACGAACAGTACCTTGTAAACCGGTTTGCTCCATGTAATCCTTGATGCCAACCGCTGCTGCCAATGCTCCGGCACCTAAGAGATTATGTCCACATCCATGGCCATGTCCGTCAGTCACAATCGGATCATGGTTGATCGCGCCTTTTTTCTGGCTTAAACCTGCCAGCGCATCATACTCGCCCAGGATGGCTACGACAGGCTTGCCGCTTCCAAAGCTGGCAACAAAACCAGTACCCAGTCCAGCGATTCCTTTCTCCACTTCAAAGCCCTCTGCTGCCAAAGCTTGATACAAATACTCGGCAGAACGATGCTCCTCGAAGTAAATTTCTGGTGTTTCCCAAATTTTATCGCTAACGCGAATAAACGCGTCTCTTTTTTGTTCAATTAACGCAGAAATGATTTCGATTCTGTTCATTTCATACGCTCCTTTCTCTCGATGTTCAGGCGGATGCACTGTCGGCGTTTTGCTTCAACAGCTCGCCTTTTTCATAGTTCA is from Brevibacillus brevis and encodes:
- a CDS encoding PfkB family carbohydrate kinase; translation: MVDVVACGELLIDFTPLQQKEKPDSAAFEQNPGGAPANVLAALSRFGKRTSFIGAVGKDVFGRFLQQTLIRQNIGTEGLVLTEEAPTTLAFVLLDETGDRSFHFYRNPGADMMLREQDVNEALIAQAAIFHFGTLSLTHEPARSATWKAVEYAKKHQRLLSFDPNIRASLWEDLEEAKGMALKGMAQADIVKLSEEELAFLMGSEDVVEATAWMLAQYDLQAVFVTLGEKGCFYRTRNRFGTVGGFPVTAIDTTGAGDAFVGALLYQLLEVGKSMLDIPQAALEDMVRFANAAGALTTTRSGAIPALPTLSEVKSFMEAAR
- a CDS encoding glutaminase, translating into MVSQVAQQTRTIETDCLEQWIEQYRGESSKGKCAAYIPALKEADPTQLGICVMGPDGQISRAGNYDAPFTLQSISKVISFLAACTHHGIANVLEQVDVEPTGDAFDSMVRLEMHKPGRPFNPMINAGAITVSSLLQGNGVQEKFRSFQDMVERMTGRKHQINEEVYRSEWQTANRNRSLAYYLAATGFLACPVEDALDVYIRQCSLEVTAEDIAKIGLILAQDGYDPIRKEQLFGKELARVTKALMVTCGMYNASGNFAAFVGVPAKSGVSGGIMAAVPPRGRSGELPFAGGCGIGVYGPAIDPYGNSVAGVALLKHMASAWDLTIY
- a CDS encoding M20 family metallopeptidase; its protein translation is MNRIEIISALIEQKRDAFIRVSDKIWETPEIYFEEHRSAEYLYQALAAEGFEVEKGIAGLGTGFVASFGSGKPVVAILGEYDALAGLSQKKGAINHDPIVTDGHGHGCGHNLLGAGALAAAVGIKDYMEQTGLQGTVRYYGCPAEEAGSGKAYLARAGVFADVDFALSWHPATAPSIMNISSLANYSVRFQFHGKSAHAAAAPHLGRSALDAVELMNVGVNYMREHMIPEARVHYAITNTGGISPNVVQPFAEVVYLIRAPKKQQVKELYERVYDIARGAALMTGTTMEAVFEGTASDLVPNTVLAKLMHKNLVEVGVPTYDEADQQYAKQIQATLTAEDMRASLFGLDRETAKQLKDKAIADVIGPLSTHEFTLAGSTDVGDVSWQVPTMQCMTTCWALGTPFHTWQVVSQGAMPIAHKGMLQAGKVMAATAIEAMENPALIQQAKAELQERLEGEEYFSLIPDDVQPPQKV